The Glycine soja cultivar W05 chromosome 19, ASM419377v2, whole genome shotgun sequence genomic sequence ATACAAAAAGAAgttttgaatttgcattttcaaaaatatacacaaatgaatatatgataaaCCTCCTGAGACAGGCTTACAACATTTTTCAATATGTAACAATAAAACATCAATTTGGAATGCATGTCGAAAATAAGCCAATTGTACTTTTTCAGTAAATCATGTCTCGATTAGGTAAAACATATTTCTCAAAGCAAAATCTtgaactaaaacaaaaataagacaaCTCGTACATCGAAACAGTCTAGTGAAACTAGAAAAAGTAAACAAGACTTATTTCTTCTTGTCTCCAGCTCCACCAGCCCTACACacaattaagaaaataacataAGCAATAGTTATTACCAACAAATCAACATTCCAAAATGCCAACAAGATTAATTATAGGGTACGCATAATATTGAAAAAAGAACATAGAGCAACCTCATCTTCCGGAGAACATTGGACATctcctctctcttcttctttgcGCGCTTATGGGTTCCAAGCTTTCTCTTGGCAACTTTCAGTGCCCTCTTATCTTTTCCAACCTTGAGCAACTCAGTTATTCGCTTTTCATAAGGTGCAAAGCCGGCAACCTCTCGAATGAGGTTCCTCACAAAGTGCACTCGCTTGcttgttttctgttttgagTAAACATATTGTTAAAGCcacataaaatataacaaaagcaAGTTAAGAAGAATTAGAAACCAAATGATAGTGTGTTCAAAATTGCTTATGTTATTCAAGTTGAAATACACAAGTCTCCAAGGATTGTGATCAGCTTGAAAACAAAATGACAGTGTGTTCAAAATTTGAGTGTTCCCTATTGACAAACAAATCAATGCCAGCAGTAACAACTGAAAGTGACAAAATTTCAATTCTTTGCTGCTGTTTTGCAATTTTCACTAATGTACAGACAAAGTAATTATAGTACAAAGGGAGGGAAAAAATACGATAAAACATATCCATCATCTACAATCAACTCCACTTTCCAGTAATCGgaggaaaattcaaatttgagaAAGCAATAAGGTTTTAAAATGTACATGGAAACAAACAGCACAACATTCTCTCAGTGCTGAAGCATTACTGTTTAACATGTTTacaaattatagtttttttttcaaaacacaagaaaaaaaatttaagtcatATTCATTGCACCCAGTACACACAACAATCTCTCAGGGCTGAAGCTATACTCTTTAACACATCTTCAAAATCTTTATAAATTCGAGTTTTTTTAAAGAGAGATCTTCTAAGTCAACATATCATCAGCATACATTATCATACAATAGAATGAACACAAAATAGTCAAATACTTAAATAGcttctttgttattttcaagaCAATGGCGAGCAAAAGCTTTCCACTCTCATCATTCCAACTACAACGACAGTCACTGTACTGAATGATACTTTGATTCCAACAACATTTATAAATCgcgaaaaattacaaatatgaaactaaaaaaaataaaatcagaaccacatttaaattaaattaaactaaataaaacttACCCCCTTACGATCTGAAGGGCGTGGAGGCAACTCCTTCTTGGTGACAACGTGACCCTTGTTCAATCCAACAAACAAACCCGTACTAGGATGTTTGGGAGCCATTTCCCTGTCCCCAAAACAAACACGATtcagaaatcattaatggtttCTTACAAAACAAGAAGCTAAAACTGAATGCCGAACACGAAATCGTGAATTTGTGTGAAGCGATgagtgagaagaagaagaagaagatgatgatgaaaagcACAAGACACTACCTCTCTTTCTGGTTGGAGGCTTCAGAAACCCTAACACTGCGGTGAAAGAGGGAGAACAGAAACTAGGGTTCTTCCCGAACCTGCTTCGGGTTTTATATGAGAGGCTAAAGTTGGGCCTTGTGGATCCACTCTCGGTAATATCTGAGCCTGGCCCATaagttagcattttttttttcattgaaaagAGACATCTACTGCACTTCCCTACCTTGGTgcacttttcaattttttttaatattcctaAACTACCATTTCTATATTATAACTTTCTAGAATGGATATTCTATAATACACATccaatctaaaaatatattttgaaacatttgaaaaaaaaattaaaaaagattgcTCTGGAATAAGTATTCTAAAACATGTTTCATGATTTACAAGTCTTTAAATGAAATAGTCATTCTACAATACACTTGTAATTCAGAAATGTATTCCAAAACatctattttaaaagaaaaaaaaaatcaaaaatattaTTCCAAAATACGTATTTTACAAGACATTTTGAGATTTACAAATTTATGATGAAATACCTATTACGTGATACACTTGTAAATTTAGAATGTGTTTCGAAATACCTAttcccaaaataaaaaaataaaaaaacatgtattaTAAAATAGGTATTTCATAGAACATTTTATGGATTTACAAGTGTATTACGGACTAGTATTCCATAATATacttgaaaatacaaaaatatgttCCAAAACACACACATCAGAACCCAACACCACAACAAACCAAAGCatttttaaccaaaataaaCAACCATCACTTACCTTTGTGGGTGTCCTGCCGAGAGGGTGAGGCCACAAACCACTTAGTTAGCGTTGCGCCTAAAGGCTAAGGCCACAAACGACTTTGGTGATGTCACATGATTGGGGTGAATGACACTGCTATAATTGTTGTTGTGTGAGATTTTCTGATTGAGGGAAATGAGTCATTGGTAGTCGTGGGGGTGAGATATTTGGGGGAAGGGAGTGTTGAGACACATTAAGGGTAATTTTGTCCACACACTTAAAATGAGAAGTGTAAAAGCTAATAAAGAAGTGCAAAAAGAAAATGCcataaaaagaagaagcatGTGGTTACCCAAGTTGAATGCCTTTCTTTCTATACcatttaatttaactttatatttttctttagtttttggagttatctttaattatttttgtgttataTTATCACCACATAGGTATATAGacgtatattttaaaatgagaaagaaaaaggttatatattgataatgttaattgttaaaatggttttatattattatacaattacaaattatcatgtatgataaatttattaattgttcACACTAGTCACTACCTAACAAGGTGCCCTAATGTGAACTTAAAGTAAGAGTAACATTCTTTCCTCAATTTATATTGGGCGGCATCCCTTGGTGACTGGAGTGGTTCCCCATTCTTCTTAGGGTGTCCATTGTGTATTGAGGAATGGTCATCCATACTTAAAAAGTAAAGTGTTTTAATTTTGGTACctcacatatttttattattgaaacaTGTATTCATTGTAATAATGTGATTAATAGAGTATCGCATCATTAAGTCCAAGTCatttaaaaatagttaactCAATAGCCAAGTCATTTTCActttttcaaaacttaaaatttgctaggtaccaatttttttttaaaaaaataaagcttaGGTACCAAAACCAAAACACCGGTATTTTATACATACCAAAAAGTTATTTATCTCTAAAATTAAAGGttaattatcatcatcattgCACCATAATTATTCACtcccttcttcttcattttttccgATGTGATACTCCTTAAACCCCCAAGGATTCTCCGACTATCTTGTCGCCAATGGCACTTGAAAGATTTTGGTGGAAGCCTTGGCGGTAGCTGTTTGAAGCATCCATTTTTAGCTAGTGAGTTAAGAGCAACATCATGGAGAGTGTTGTCATGGTGGGTGTATAGATATGAAATTGACCTTAGGAGGTGCTTAAGGGGGGAATCATATGCTTATGTCATTAGCAAGACTGACCtaaggataaaataattaaaatttaacttttagacCCGAGTATTTTCACTTGTGTAATTACACAAAACCTAAGAGTGAAAGAACTATATATTAGacttttttttctaacatatgtgacctttttaatttataaaaaccaatgccaacattttttttattggtgagCCCACAAAACCtcattttaaaatctaaaaaaaaaaattaatttgcttTAGGCCTTACTTACCATTGGATTGACCCTATCGTTAGTAGTACAAATaagaaagtttaaaaatttGCTTGATTTGGAATGAACAAATAAAACATAGGAAAAACATTAAATTGGGGGCGGGGAGAGAGTTAAGGTGCATATAATATGACAATTTATTGTCGGTTTGTCACAACAAAAGAACAatgtaatttgaataaaaattctcTTCCCAATATTCTGTGTAGAGGGCATCTAACATGTACATATCTCCTTCATAAACCAcaagagtaaaaagttataatcAATTGTTAATGACAATGAGagtaaaaggaagaagagatCGAAGAATTTGTGTGGTCAATGACAAAGATaattaacttatatatttattttaggcttaaatgACTATTCGGTAACTATTTAATAATAGTGTTTTGATTTTGGTACCTAatcttttattttgctttttcattTTGGCACTAGACAATTTTTCTAAAAGTATTTGTCGTGAATAACTTGACTATTGAGTCAACAATTTTTCAATGAATTGGACTTGATGAGATGGTGCTGGGGATTAACGGGGATTCAATAACAACAAGcacctattttaaaaataaaaatttgtcaagtaccaaaataaaaaaaagaaagtttaggtaagaagataaaaaaaaaaccttttatttaagcccttgaaatttataattaattaatactatgaatatattaattatattataattactatttataataaataaatatttttgaatacataaattatattttgtttacaataaataatatatactgtgatataaagtaaattttaactagtgctaatcttttgaaaaaaaattaatttttttagaaaataaatataaaaaatagattgtaaaaaataaaaaagttaagatattttgttaaaagataatttctaaaattttcttccttgatataattattttttactagtaatttaaattaataaattaaaatagtgagTATAGAGTAAGTGTGCTTTTTCAACAACATTAACATCAACATAACAGTGGATATTCGTTCAGCGGACAGTCTCGACTTGGCATTGATTAGTGTTCTTATGGGACTTAGGACTTTCATGCTATGTAATGTAAATTACAACAGCACACCTATAGCAAACCATGATCACTTGTAGAGTTTTGACACGTGGCTAATTCCTGAAggcatgtttttttaataaaactaaaaaaaatctgttttttatagataattttctgttttta encodes the following:
- the LOC114398963 gene encoding 60S ribosomal protein L36-3-like, producing the protein MAPKHPSTGLFVGLNKGHVVTKKELPPRPSDRKGKTSKRVHFVRNLIREVAGFAPYEKRITELLKVGKDKRALKVAKRKLGTHKRAKKKREEMSNVLRKMRAGGAGDKKK